In a genomic window of Arthrobacter woluwensis:
- a CDS encoding DUF3710 domain-containing protein, whose amino-acid sequence MLFGRSRKSQRESDEVLTPSESVIEEQDTEGRSTSGPFDVHEIEDREEYLDLGAILVSPRPGLELRLEVEESSQRVIAVSLDIGDSSVQVQAFAAPRSEGLWPEIREQIAESVRSQGGQIDELEGTLGSELIASVPAEAPDGTAGYRVARFVGVDGPRWFLRGVFSGPAAIQREAATELEELFRALVVVRGDSPMPPRELLPLTMPKAPTEAPQAEDGRPSLQAPERGPEITEIG is encoded by the coding sequence ATGCTATTCGGCAGGTCCCGCAAGTCCCAGCGTGAATCCGACGAAGTCCTCACCCCCAGTGAGTCCGTGATCGAGGAGCAGGACACGGAAGGCCGCTCCACGAGCGGGCCCTTCGACGTCCACGAGATCGAGGACCGCGAGGAATACCTCGACCTCGGCGCGATTCTCGTCTCGCCGCGGCCCGGTCTGGAGCTCCGGCTCGAAGTGGAGGAATCCAGCCAGCGGGTCATCGCGGTGTCCCTGGACATCGGTGACTCCTCCGTTCAGGTCCAGGCGTTCGCCGCTCCCCGTTCCGAGGGCCTGTGGCCCGAGATCCGCGAGCAGATCGCCGAGTCCGTGCGCAGCCAGGGCGGACAGATCGACGAGCTCGAGGGCACTCTGGGCTCGGAACTCATTGCAAGTGTCCCGGCGGAAGCCCCGGACGGCACGGCCGGTTACCGCGTGGCTCGGTTCGTCGGCGTCGACGGCCCCCGCTGGTTCCTGCGCGGCGTCTTCAGCGGTCCCGCGGCCATCCAGCGGGAAGCCGCCACGGAACTCGAGGAACTGTTCCGGGCCCTCGTGGTGGTGCGCGGCGACAGCCCGATGCCGCCGCGGGAGCTGCTGCCCCTCACCATGCCGAAGGCGCCCACGGAGGCCCCGCAGGCTGAGGACGGCAGGCCGTCCCTCCAGGCTCCCGAACGAGGGCCCGAGATCACCGAGATCGGCTGA
- the dut gene encoding dUTP diphosphatase — MSRRPGGRTRLDPVTEPQPHTLDVELRMLDDGLEPPSYAQPGDAGADLRARVDVHLEPGERRLVPTGVSIALPFGYVALIHPRSGLATKQGLSIVNAPGTVDAGYRGEIAVTLINTDREHAIDLRRGDRIAQMVIQRVEHARFVAVSELPDSVRGAGGFGSTGGFAGAHA, encoded by the coding sequence ATGAGCCGGCGCCCGGGCGGCCGTACTAGGCTTGATCCCGTGACTGAACCCCAACCGCACACTCTTGATGTTGAACTCCGCATGCTCGACGACGGGCTCGAGCCGCCGTCGTACGCCCAGCCGGGCGACGCCGGAGCCGATCTGCGGGCCCGGGTGGATGTGCACCTGGAGCCGGGGGAGCGGCGGCTGGTCCCGACCGGCGTCTCCATCGCCCTGCCGTTCGGTTACGTGGCCCTGATCCACCCGCGGTCCGGTCTGGCCACCAAGCAGGGGCTCAGCATCGTCAACGCACCCGGCACCGTCGATGCGGGCTACCGCGGGGAAATCGCCGTCACCCTGATCAACACGGACCGTGAGCACGCGATCGATCTGCGCCGCGGCGATAGAATCGCACAGATGGTGATTCAGCGCGTGGAACACGCCCGTTTCGTCGCCGTGAGTGAGCTGCCGGACTCGGTCCGCGGCGCTGGCGGCTTCGGATCCACCGGCGGTTTCGCCGGTGCGCACGCCTGA
- a CDS encoding DUF3093 domain-containing protein produces MPSTNTGPAMPSDASTTPALFSERLWPGPGAWIIVAVLSLAGILVLAPIGIGYGIAAAVVIFLLVGGALYLNTPRIEVTATEFRAGKAVIDRAFLGDVQAFSRDEAFQERGPRLNGLAFLCIRGWVDPVVRVEITDPEDETPYWLVSSRRPQQLVAALSS; encoded by the coding sequence ATGCCCTCCACGAACACCGGTCCGGCCATGCCCTCGGACGCCTCCACCACCCCTGCGCTCTTCAGCGAGCGGCTCTGGCCCGGGCCCGGCGCCTGGATCATCGTGGCGGTCCTGTCCCTCGCCGGGATCCTCGTCCTCGCACCGATCGGGATCGGGTACGGCATCGCCGCGGCGGTCGTGATCTTCCTCCTCGTGGGCGGCGCGCTGTACCTGAACACCCCGCGCATCGAGGTGACGGCCACCGAGTTCCGCGCGGGCAAGGCCGTGATCGATCGCGCCTTCCTCGGCGACGTACAGGCCTTCAGCCGGGACGAGGCCTTCCAGGAGCGTGGGCCCCGGCTCAACGGTCTCGCCTTCCTCTGCATCCGCGGCTGGGTGGACCCGGTGGTCCGGGTCGAGATCACCGACCCCGAGGACGAGACACCGTACTGGCTCGTCTCCTCGCGCCGCCCCCAGCAGCTCGTCGCCGCGCTGTCCTCCTGA
- a CDS encoding DUF4193 domain-containing protein, giving the protein MATDYDAPRKTEEDRANESLEALKTTHRADGTSAVVDEDEADLADSFELPGADLSHEELQVTVLPEQSDEFTCASCFLVRHRSQIAREKDGLAYCVDCEG; this is encoded by the coding sequence ATGGCCACCGATTACGATGCGCCCCGCAAGACCGAGGAAGACCGGGCGAACGAGTCCCTGGAAGCCTTGAAGACCACGCACCGTGCGGACGGCACCTCTGCCGTGGTGGACGAGGATGAGGCGGACCTCGCCGATTCCTTCGAATTGCCCGGGGCGGATCTGTCCCACGAAGAACTCCAGGTCACCGTCCTTCCGGAGCAGTCGGACGAGTTCACCTGCGCGTCCTGTTTCCTGGTGCGGCATCGCTCCCAGATCGCCCGCGAAAAGGACGGTCTGGCGTACTGCGTCGACTGCGAAGGCTGA
- the sepH gene encoding septation protein SepH encodes MQELRLLGVHDDGDRLLLSDSSGERYELPLDEALRRAIARAAARPSARNGSAPALSPRDIQARIRAGATAAEVAEESGLPLASVERYEGPVLAERAHVADQARGVEVPGHLDDGEGYRSAFGQDRAFLGEMVEHRLKQLGVSVDGLSWDSKKVAHGLWEVTADFDIPESLGGQLGEEPPARWTYSPLTKTLQNANRWAQHLSELEPLPLHVDSPWGSRRLSAVRDHPFDVEADAVEQPAPEDLLSDSESLVDLLNSRRGQRLGVDEDSDDTLALLLSQGIPAAHPRPSEVDEDEDDTPAAEAPRLRLALPEEDDTDDDGISLSEGVSTHTREIRVVPPADRNARKGSPSLADEIFANATEEEAEAGERTPLRQRSVLRGASFHKDPEDFARAEAERRQREEDARREDEAQKGARSAKDDSTDSENKTPEKPAKRRSVPSWDEIVFGTKGDS; translated from the coding sequence ATGCAGGAGCTGCGGCTTCTCGGAGTTCACGACGACGGTGATCGCCTCTTGCTCAGCGACTCCAGCGGAGAACGTTACGAGCTTCCTCTCGATGAGGCGCTGCGCCGCGCCATCGCCCGCGCGGCCGCCCGGCCCAGCGCCCGGAACGGTTCCGCCCCCGCCCTCAGCCCCCGCGACATCCAGGCCCGTATCCGGGCCGGCGCCACCGCGGCCGAGGTCGCCGAGGAATCCGGCCTGCCCCTGGCCAGCGTGGAACGCTACGAAGGCCCCGTGCTGGCCGAACGCGCCCATGTGGCGGACCAGGCTCGCGGTGTGGAGGTCCCCGGCCACCTCGACGACGGCGAGGGCTACCGCAGCGCCTTCGGCCAGGACCGCGCGTTCCTGGGCGAGATGGTCGAGCACCGTCTCAAGCAGCTCGGCGTCTCCGTGGACGGCCTGAGCTGGGATTCCAAGAAGGTGGCGCACGGCCTGTGGGAGGTCACGGCCGACTTCGACATCCCGGAATCGCTCGGAGGTCAGCTCGGCGAGGAGCCTCCAGCCCGCTGGACTTACTCCCCGCTCACCAAGACCCTGCAGAACGCCAATCGCTGGGCACAGCACCTCAGTGAGCTCGAACCCCTGCCGCTCCACGTGGACAGCCCGTGGGGCAGCCGCCGCCTCTCCGCCGTCCGGGATCACCCGTTCGATGTGGAGGCCGACGCCGTCGAGCAGCCTGCGCCCGAGGATCTCCTGAGCGACTCTGAAAGCCTGGTCGACCTCCTGAACTCCCGCCGCGGTCAGCGCCTCGGAGTGGATGAGGACAGCGACGACACGCTCGCCCTTCTGCTCTCCCAGGGCATCCCCGCCGCGCATCCCCGCCCCTCCGAGGTGGACGAGGACGAAGACGACACACCGGCCGCTGAGGCTCCCCGTCTGCGCCTGGCCCTGCCGGAAGAGGACGACACCGACGACGACGGCATCTCGCTGTCCGAGGGCGTGAGCACCCACACCCGCGAGATCCGCGTGGTGCCCCCGGCGGACCGGAATGCCCGGAAGGGCAGCCCGAGCCTGGCCGATGAGATCTTCGCCAACGCCACGGAGGAGGAAGCCGAAGCCGGCGAACGCACTCCCCTGCGGCAGCGTTCGGTCCTGCGCGGTGCGAGCTTCCATAAGGATCCCGAGGACTTCGCGCGGGCCGAGGCGGAACGCCGTCAGCGGGAAGAGGATGCCCGCCGCGAGGACGAGGCCCAGAAGGGCGCGCGCTCCGCGAAGGACGACTCCACCGACTCGGAGAACAAGACCCCGGAGAAGCCGGCGAAGCGGCGCAGCGTCCCCAGCTGGGACGAGATCGTCTTCGGGACCAAGGGCGACAGCTGA
- a CDS encoding alkaline phosphatase family protein translates to MTDATTTAPPQAPAYGRRSIAELLSSAASAAGATTLPNALKIPAASRVCLVLVDGMGAQVLKRYAAHVPFMRSLVQAGGDSGLPVRLDAAFPTTTASSLASLGTGAAPGQHGMVGYDVLDPEQGKVVNQLGNWDARVDPERWQPLPTVFEQASAEVPVHTVSIPRFASSAMTTAALRGTEFHGSGTLAGRIGAAVDILQKPGLVYFYLNDVDKAGHKHGVDSPEFLAALEEVDFTLRQLAARLPLDTRVLVSADHGMVDVPRSGRIDFSAVPELIDGVKYTAGEPRMLHLHLEEGRDPAVLREAWESRFGDRIWVLEKEQAVRDGYFGTVRDEVLPRIGDVLILAREQVAFFDLRRVRPEAMEMIGQHGSLTRAEREVPLLSFLANGPKAGSRGGTGRRRS, encoded by the coding sequence GTGACGGACGCGACGACGACGGCGCCGCCCCAGGCCCCGGCGTACGGCCGCCGCAGCATCGCCGAACTTCTCAGCAGCGCTGCTTCCGCGGCAGGTGCCACCACGCTGCCCAACGCCCTGAAGATCCCCGCCGCGAGCCGCGTATGCCTCGTTCTGGTGGACGGGATGGGCGCCCAGGTGCTCAAACGCTACGCGGCTCACGTGCCGTTCATGAGGTCGCTGGTCCAGGCCGGCGGCGACTCCGGCCTCCCCGTGCGCCTGGACGCGGCATTCCCCACCACGACGGCCAGCTCCCTCGCCAGCCTCGGCACGGGTGCGGCTCCCGGGCAGCACGGCATGGTCGGCTACGACGTGCTGGACCCGGAGCAGGGCAAGGTCGTCAACCAGCTCGGCAACTGGGACGCGCGGGTCGACCCCGAGCGCTGGCAGCCGCTGCCCACCGTGTTCGAGCAAGCGTCCGCTGAGGTGCCGGTGCACACGGTCAGCATCCCGCGCTTCGCGTCCTCAGCCATGACCACCGCCGCCCTGCGCGGGACCGAGTTCCATGGCTCGGGCACGCTGGCAGGCCGGATCGGCGCGGCCGTCGACATCCTCCAGAAGCCGGGCCTGGTGTACTTCTACCTCAACGACGTGGACAAGGCGGGGCACAAGCACGGCGTGGACTCCCCGGAGTTCCTGGCCGCGCTTGAGGAGGTGGACTTCACCCTCCGGCAGCTCGCCGCCCGGCTCCCCCTGGACACGCGTGTCCTCGTCTCGGCCGATCACGGCATGGTGGATGTGCCGAGGAGTGGCCGTATCGACTTCTCGGCCGTGCCGGAACTCATCGACGGCGTGAAGTACACCGCCGGCGAACCACGGATGCTGCATCTGCACCTGGAGGAGGGCCGGGATCCCGCGGTCCTGCGGGAGGCGTGGGAGTCACGCTTCGGTGACCGCATCTGGGTGCTCGAGAAGGAACAGGCCGTTCGTGACGGCTACTTCGGCACCGTCCGGGACGAGGTGCTGCCGAGGATCGGTGACGTGCTGATCCTGGCTCGCGAGCAGGTGGCGTTCTTCGATCTCCGCAGGGTGCGGCCCGAGGCCATGGAGATGATCGGTCAGCACGGCTCGCTGACCAGGGCCGAACGGGAAGTGCCCCTGCTCAGTTTCCTGGCGAACGGCCCGAAGGCCGGGAGCCGCGGCGGGACCGGACGACGGCGGTCCTGA
- a CDS encoding DUF5998 family protein, which yields MSDLRASVDRAGFYPRLVMDVIQDALDGQVPLQQLVHLETHFDRAEVRRHVTALVLTHDVLVVVHVDDHQLDDKGEQVMAQVSTETVPLHQIRSVVLGFVYAQPQEYSGKEQPRELTLSIAWSGGRRLDLMPATCGDPQCEADHGLNGTSSAEDIVLRVSAEADGPKSLKQARNFAHSLRSASTGQRVGDLPETQTAPALRGESAPHAPVRKPARGLAALSGRLGSRSSHRQ from the coding sequence ATGAGTGATCTCCGGGCCTCCGTGGACCGGGCGGGTTTCTATCCGCGACTGGTCATGGACGTCATCCAGGACGCCTTGGACGGACAGGTCCCGCTGCAGCAGCTGGTGCACCTGGAGACCCATTTCGACCGTGCCGAGGTGCGCCGTCATGTCACGGCGCTCGTGCTCACCCATGACGTCCTGGTGGTGGTCCACGTGGACGATCACCAGCTCGATGACAAGGGTGAGCAGGTCATGGCCCAGGTCTCCACGGAGACCGTGCCGCTGCACCAGATCCGCAGCGTGGTGCTCGGCTTCGTGTACGCCCAGCCTCAGGAGTACAGCGGCAAGGAACAGCCGCGTGAGCTGACCCTGTCCATCGCCTGGTCCGGCGGACGCCGCCTCGACCTCATGCCCGCCACGTGCGGCGATCCCCAGTGCGAGGCCGATCACGGGCTGAACGGCACCAGCAGCGCCGAGGACATCGTGCTGCGCGTCAGCGCCGAGGCCGATGGCCCCAAGTCGCTCAAGCAGGCCCGCAACTTCGCTCATTCCCTGCGCTCTGCGAGCACCGGCCAGCGGGTCGGCGACCTCCCCGAAACTCAGACGGCCCCGGCCCTGCGGGGCGAGTCCGCGCCGCACGCGCCGGTCCGGAAGCCGGCCCGCGGCCTGGCGGCGCTCTCGGGTCGCCTCGGTTCGCGCAGCAGCCACCGCCAGTGA
- a CDS encoding bifunctional acetate--CoA ligase family protein/GNAT family N-acetyltransferase encodes MARAAELAGYPDYWEADVVLRDGGTGHIRPIAPSDAEAVQAFHQAQSQSSIYLRFFSYKAKLSRTELKRFTEVDHRDRVALVITIAGEIVGIARYDRLDGTREAEVAFNISDRHQGRGLGSILLEHLAAAALENGIRRFTAEVLPENRKMLSVFADAGYEVQRQLEDGVILVGFDIDPTVKSRAVMESREHRAEARSVQELLAPASVAVIGASRHWGKIGHEIMVHLVEGGFTGTVYAVNPSALEVGGGLSYGSITEVPGPVDLAVIAVPYDEVPGVVAECGAAGVRGVLIITAGFADDGERGLARQNEIVRQARAAGMRVIGPASLGLINSDPAVALNVSMAPGMPAPGGLGLFSQSAAVGISLYATAQRRAVGISSFVSAGNRADVSGNDVMQYWEDDARTRAVGLFLESFGNPRKFSRIARRLARSKPVIVAKPETIGLRLPPGHAVRTTQAPARALDAMLRQAGVIRVGTMEELLDVAQLVEAQPLPRGGRVGILSNSLNLARIVADTAEGHGLSISAVHGALALDGGQSAALGRLRREVVTLQEDASVDSVVVTVLPSLGLDHNALVDCLASLAREGEKPLVAVFPGNFDPAQRESGVLGGTPDGQRGLPAFESPGAALAALAAVAGYVRWRDRELSAEAAPDMTGDANCREPREQASALLAEWLRPVHGPQLVALDQDRLESLLGCYGIQVLPSRPFSTVAEAQEAAEELGWPVALKTLSPALRHRLDLGGVRLNIQDRESLARNIEQMKEVLAVYGATDLEVQSMAGVGQACTVRAIEDPLLGPVVAYGLAGDAVKLLDDWAYRVPPLSDEEARDFVHAPKASVKLTGYEGLPAMDVEALAGLLHRVAELKDNHPEIALLEFTPVLVGQDGLNVLSATVHIANAAQRTDSARRALRNQ; translated from the coding sequence ATGGCGCGCGCGGCTGAACTTGCTGGATATCCGGACTACTGGGAGGCCGATGTCGTGCTGCGGGACGGAGGCACCGGTCACATCCGGCCCATCGCCCCCTCCGACGCCGAGGCGGTGCAGGCCTTCCACCAGGCCCAGTCGCAGTCGTCCATCTATCTGCGCTTCTTCAGTTACAAGGCCAAGCTCAGCCGCACCGAGCTCAAACGCTTCACCGAGGTGGACCACCGGGATCGCGTCGCCCTCGTGATTACGATCGCGGGGGAGATCGTCGGCATCGCCCGGTACGACCGCCTGGATGGCACCCGGGAGGCGGAGGTGGCCTTCAACATCTCGGACCGGCACCAGGGCCGGGGGCTCGGCTCGATCCTCCTGGAACACCTCGCAGCAGCCGCCCTGGAGAACGGCATCCGGAGGTTCACGGCGGAGGTCCTGCCGGAGAACCGGAAGATGCTCAGCGTGTTCGCCGACGCCGGGTACGAAGTGCAGCGCCAGCTCGAGGACGGGGTGATCCTGGTCGGCTTCGACATCGACCCCACCGTGAAATCCCGCGCCGTGATGGAATCCCGCGAACACCGCGCGGAGGCCCGCAGCGTGCAGGAACTCCTGGCGCCGGCGTCCGTGGCGGTGATCGGCGCGAGCCGGCACTGGGGCAAGATCGGCCACGAGATCATGGTCCACCTGGTCGAGGGCGGTTTCACCGGCACCGTCTATGCGGTCAATCCGTCGGCGCTGGAGGTGGGCGGCGGCCTGAGCTACGGCAGCATCACCGAGGTCCCGGGACCCGTGGACCTGGCCGTCATCGCGGTGCCCTACGACGAAGTCCCGGGCGTGGTGGCCGAATGCGGCGCCGCCGGGGTGCGGGGTGTGCTGATCATCACGGCCGGATTCGCCGACGACGGCGAGCGGGGCCTCGCGCGCCAGAACGAGATCGTGCGCCAGGCCCGGGCCGCCGGCATGCGCGTGATCGGTCCGGCGTCCCTGGGGCTCATCAACAGCGATCCCGCCGTGGCCCTGAACGTCTCCATGGCGCCGGGGATGCCGGCGCCGGGTGGGCTCGGGCTGTTCAGCCAGTCCGCCGCCGTCGGGATCTCGCTGTACGCCACGGCTCAGCGGCGAGCGGTCGGCATCTCGAGTTTCGTCTCCGCGGGCAACCGCGCCGACGTCTCCGGCAACGACGTCATGCAGTACTGGGAGGACGATGCACGCACGCGGGCCGTGGGGCTGTTCCTGGAGTCCTTCGGCAATCCCCGCAAGTTCTCCCGGATCGCGCGCCGACTGGCCCGGAGCAAACCGGTGATCGTCGCGAAGCCGGAGACCATCGGACTCCGCCTGCCGCCCGGTCACGCGGTCCGGACCACGCAGGCCCCGGCGCGTGCGCTGGACGCCATGCTGCGGCAGGCCGGCGTCATCCGGGTGGGGACCATGGAGGAACTCCTGGATGTCGCGCAGCTCGTGGAGGCGCAGCCTCTTCCGCGGGGCGGACGGGTGGGCATCCTCTCCAATTCGCTGAACCTGGCCCGGATCGTGGCCGACACCGCGGAAGGGCACGGCCTGAGCATTTCCGCCGTGCACGGCGCCCTCGCCCTCGACGGTGGCCAGTCCGCCGCGCTGGGCCGGTTGCGGCGCGAGGTCGTGACGCTCCAGGAGGACGCCTCGGTGGACAGCGTCGTGGTGACGGTGCTGCCGTCGCTCGGGCTCGATCATAACGCGCTCGTGGACTGCCTGGCGTCCCTCGCCCGGGAGGGGGAGAAGCCCCTCGTGGCGGTCTTCCCGGGGAACTTCGACCCCGCCCAGCGGGAGAGCGGTGTGCTCGGCGGCACACCGGACGGCCAGCGCGGTCTGCCCGCTTTCGAAAGCCCCGGGGCGGCACTCGCCGCGCTGGCCGCCGTCGCGGGCTATGTGCGCTGGAGGGATCGCGAACTGTCCGCCGAAGCGGCCCCCGACATGACGGGCGACGCGAACTGCCGGGAGCCGCGGGAGCAGGCCTCGGCGCTCCTGGCGGAATGGCTGCGGCCCGTTCACGGACCACAGCTCGTCGCCCTCGACCAGGACCGGCTGGAGTCGCTGCTGGGCTGCTACGGGATCCAGGTCCTCCCGTCCCGGCCGTTCAGCACCGTGGCGGAGGCGCAGGAGGCGGCCGAGGAGCTCGGCTGGCCCGTCGCGCTGAAGACCCTCAGTCCGGCACTGCGGCACCGTCTGGATCTCGGGGGCGTCCGTCTCAACATCCAGGATCGGGAGTCGTTGGCCCGGAACATCGAGCAGATGAAGGAGGTGCTGGCCGTGTACGGCGCCACGGACCTGGAAGTGCAGTCGATGGCGGGGGTGGGCCAGGCCTGCACCGTGCGGGCGATCGAAGACCCGCTGCTGGGCCCCGTGGTGGCGTACGGTCTGGCAGGAGACGCGGTCAAACTCCTGGACGACTGGGCTTACCGGGTCCCGCCGCTCAGCGACGAGGAGGCACGGGACTTCGTGCACGCCCCCAAGGCGTCGGTGAAACTGACCGGTTATGAGGGCCTGCCCGCGATGGACGTCGAGGCGCTGGCCGGGCTGCTCCACCGCGTCGCCGAGCTGAAGGACAACCACCCGGAGATCGCCCTCCTGGAGTTCACCCCGGTGCTGGTCGGGCAGGACGGGCTCAATGTGCTCTCGGCCACCGTGCACATCGCCAACGCGGCGCAGCGCACCGACAGTGCGCGGAGGGCCCTGCGCAACCAGTGA
- a CDS encoding DNA gyrase/topoisomerase IV subunit A translates to MARRTTSRGAQPLEPFTENIVEIDVTTEMETSFLEYAYSVIYSRALPDARDGMKPVQRRILYMMSDMGLRPDKGHVKSARVVGEVMGKLHPHGDTAIYDAMVRMAQDFSLRLPLIDGHGNFGSLDDGPAAPRYTEARPAPAALAMTGNLDEDVVDFVPNYDNTIQQPEVLPSAFPNLLVNGASGIAVGMATNMAPHNLVEVIAAARHLLEHPDATLETIMGFIPGPDLPGGGRIVGLDGIRDAYATGRGSFKTRAKVTVEQLSARRTGLVVTELPYMVGPEKVIEKIKDAVNAKKLAGISDLVDLTDRQNGLRLVIELKNGFNPQAVLQQLYRLTPLEDSFGINNVTLVDGQPRTLGLMELLHVYLGHRLDVVRRRTAFRLGKKKDRLHLVEGLLIAIVDIDEVIQIIRSSDEAAVARERLMSIYDLSEAQANYILELRLRQLTKYSLIELEKERDELRRQIAELEEILASDARLREVVSSELAEVAEQYGTPRRTVLLEKEDAPVKALAAPAGKKAAAQQLPLEIADEPCWVVLSASGVVARTDSAEPLADPGNRAKHDVLVSTVRTTARGELGAVTDRGRMLRIQAMDLPVVPMPGGAPNLATSVPVKEFLPLPKGESVIGIVPLNEVIALGTAQGVVKRLQPDYPLNREDWEAITLKDKDRVLAIAPAPDDSDLVFVTRSSQLLRMGATAVRPQGRLAGGMAGIKLADDDEAIFFGVVAAGDPSAVVVTIAGSSDALPGTNPGAAKVTEFSEFPVKGRATGGVRAHRFLKGEDRLLLAWAGHGPARASSAAGVARSLPQEHGRRDGSGVPLSQSVDLIGPSLG, encoded by the coding sequence ATGGCGCGACGCACCACTAGCCGGGGAGCCCAGCCCCTGGAACCGTTCACTGAGAACATCGTCGAGATCGACGTCACCACCGAGATGGAGACGTCGTTCCTCGAGTACGCCTATTCGGTGATCTACTCCCGTGCCCTCCCGGATGCCCGGGACGGCATGAAGCCCGTGCAGCGGCGCATCCTCTACATGATGAGCGACATGGGCCTCCGACCGGACAAGGGCCACGTCAAGAGCGCCCGCGTCGTCGGCGAGGTCATGGGCAAGCTCCACCCGCACGGTGACACCGCCATCTACGACGCCATGGTCCGCATGGCCCAGGACTTCTCTCTGCGCCTGCCACTCATCGACGGGCACGGCAACTTCGGCTCGCTCGACGACGGACCCGCCGCCCCGCGTTACACCGAAGCCCGTCCCGCTCCCGCCGCCCTGGCGATGACCGGGAACCTGGACGAGGACGTCGTCGACTTCGTCCCGAACTACGACAACACCATCCAGCAGCCGGAGGTCCTGCCGTCGGCGTTCCCGAATCTGCTGGTCAACGGCGCTTCCGGCATCGCCGTGGGCATGGCCACCAACATGGCTCCGCACAACCTGGTGGAGGTCATCGCGGCCGCCCGGCATCTCCTGGAGCACCCGGACGCCACGCTCGAGACGATCATGGGCTTCATCCCCGGCCCGGACCTGCCCGGTGGCGGCCGGATCGTGGGCCTCGACGGGATCCGGGACGCCTATGCCACGGGCCGCGGCAGCTTCAAGACGCGTGCCAAGGTCACCGTGGAGCAGCTCTCGGCCCGGCGCACCGGTCTCGTCGTCACCGAGCTGCCGTACATGGTCGGCCCTGAGAAGGTCATCGAGAAGATCAAGGACGCGGTCAACGCCAAGAAACTGGCCGGGATCAGCGACCTGGTGGACCTCACGGACCGCCAGAACGGCCTGCGTCTGGTCATCGAGCTGAAGAACGGCTTCAATCCACAGGCCGTCCTGCAGCAGCTCTACCGGCTGACACCGCTGGAGGACTCCTTCGGCATCAACAACGTCACGCTGGTGGACGGTCAGCCGCGCACGCTCGGCCTGATGGAGCTCCTGCACGTCTACCTGGGGCACCGCCTGGACGTGGTGCGCCGCCGCACCGCCTTCCGGCTCGGCAAGAAGAAGGACCGCCTCCACCTGGTCGAGGGCCTCCTGATCGCGATCGTCGACATCGACGAGGTCATCCAGATCATCCGCTCCAGTGACGAGGCCGCCGTGGCCCGTGAGCGGCTCATGTCGATCTACGACCTGTCCGAGGCCCAGGCCAACTACATCCTGGAACTGCGGCTCCGCCAGCTGACCAAGTACTCGCTGATCGAGCTCGAGAAGGAGCGGGACGAACTCCGTCGGCAGATCGCCGAGCTCGAGGAGATCCTCGCCTCGGATGCCCGGCTGCGCGAGGTCGTCTCCTCAGAACTGGCCGAGGTCGCCGAACAGTACGGCACGCCGCGCCGCACGGTCCTGCTGGAGAAGGAGGACGCCCCGGTCAAGGCACTCGCCGCACCCGCGGGAAAGAAGGCCGCGGCGCAGCAGCTGCCTCTCGAGATCGCGGACGAGCCCTGCTGGGTGGTCCTCAGCGCCTCCGGCGTCGTGGCCCGCACCGATTCGGCCGAACCGCTGGCGGATCCCGGCAACCGCGCCAAGCACGATGTGCTCGTCTCCACCGTCCGCACCACCGCCCGCGGTGAGCTGGGCGCGGTCACCGACCGGGGCCGCATGCTGCGGATCCAGGCCATGGACCTGCCCGTCGTGCCCATGCCGGGCGGTGCGCCGAACCTCGCGACGAGCGTGCCGGTCAAGGAGTTCCTCCCCCTGCCCAAGGGCGAGAGCGTCATCGGCATCGTCCCGCTCAACGAGGTCATCGCGCTCGGCACCGCGCAGGGCGTCGTGAAGCGTCTGCAGCCGGACTACCCGCTCAACCGTGAGGACTGGGAGGCGATCACCCTCAAGGACAAGGACCGGGTGCTCGCGATCGCGCCCGCGCCGGATGACTCAGACCTGGTCTTCGTTACGCGGTCCAGCCAGTTGCTCCGGATGGGCGCCACCGCTGTGCGGCCGCAGGGCCGTCTCGCGGGCGGCATGGCCGGCATCAAACTGGCCGACGACGACGAGGCGATCTTCTTCGGCGTCGTCGCCGCGGGCGACCCCTCCGCCGTCGTGGTCACCATCGCCGGATCGTCGGACGCGCTGCCGGGCACCAACCCGGGCGCCGCGAAGGTGACGGAGTTCTCGGAGTTCCCGGTCAAGGGGCGTGCGACGGGCGGCGTCCGGGCCCACCGGTTCCTGAAGGGCGAGGACCGCCTGCTCCTGGCCTGGGCCGGACATGGCCCCGCCCGGGCGTCCAGCGCCGCGGGCGTGGCGCGGTCCCTGCCGCAGGAGCACGGCCGTCGGGACGGTTCGGGAGTGCCCCTGAGCCAGTCCGTGGACCTGATCGGGCCGAGCCTGGGCTGA